Proteins encoded within one genomic window of Dethiosulfovibrio peptidovorans:
- a CDS encoding cation:proton antiporter (subunit F of antiporter complex involved in resistance to high concentrations of Na+, K+, Li+ and/or alkali; in S. meliloti it is known to be involved specifically with K+ transport), which translates to MDIFLQYSTGFLLFLLLLMTVRLVMGPTGADRAVALDAMNTLVIGVMILLAARFDSVVMVDVAIVYAALSFVSTMFIARYLQGR; encoded by the coding sequence ATGGATATTTTCCTCCAGTATTCGACGGGTTTCCTTCTGTTTCTCCTCCTGCTCATGACGGTTAGGCTCGTGATGGGCCCTACGGGGGCGGATCGGGCTGTGGCCCTGGATGCGATGAATACCTTGGTCATCGGTGTCATGATCCTGCTGGCTGCACGCTTCGATTCCGTCGTGATGGTGGACGTGGCCATCGTGTACGCTGCTCTGTCCTTCGTGAGCACCATGTTTATTGCCCGATATCTCCAGGGGAGGTGA
- a CDS encoding hydrogenase: MTFFHNVNLLLLLLTGFYALWFRNLLYSVISLGAFSLLLALEFYILHAPDVAIAEAGIGAALETAIFIIALMGTGRLKKRGGRS; this comes from the coding sequence ATGACTTTCTTTCACAACGTGAACCTGCTTTTACTCTTGCTGACGGGCTTCTACGCCTTGTGGTTCCGGAATCTCCTGTACTCGGTCATCAGCCTTGGAGCGTTTAGTCTCCTTCTGGCCCTGGAGTTCTATATCCTTCATGCTCCCGACGTGGCTATCGCGGAGGCGGGCATCGGAGCTGCTCTGGAAACGGCCATTTTCATCATCGCGTTGATGGGGACTGGACGTTTGAAAAAACGGGGGGGACGTTCATGA
- a CDS encoding cation:proton antiporter (subunit G of antiporter complex involved in resistance to high concentrations of Na+, K+, Li+ and/or alkali): protein MEFIIPGFFVVLGLLVDALGTLSLYRFPDVYTRMHGSTKCTTFGTISISLGVILYAVTKRLSSGDVRYLVLVVHLVVVVMALLISNATGAHVLARAAHRSKVFPKEAVVDHLFDRDQGIRKGENR, encoded by the coding sequence ATGGAGTTCATTATTCCCGGGTTTTTCGTTGTCCTGGGGCTTCTGGTGGATGCTCTGGGGACTCTCTCTCTCTATCGTTTTCCCGACGTCTACACCAGAATGCACGGTTCGACCAAGTGTACGACCTTCGGTACCATCTCCATATCCTTGGGCGTTATTCTGTACGCTGTGACCAAGCGGCTTTCCTCCGGTGACGTCCGGTACCTGGTACTCGTTGTTCACCTGGTTGTCGTGGTGATGGCGCTCCTCATCAGCAATGCCACCGGAGCCCACGTGCTAGCTCGAGCGGCTCATCGAAGCAAGGTATTCCCCAAGGAGGCCGTTGTCGATCATCTGTTCGACAGAGATCAGGGCATCAGAAAGGGGGAAAACCGATGA
- a CDS encoding cation transporter produces MYELLVWSGEKVPPVEIGIGLVLALVVALAVRSLSHARYFGISSLNPFRWVRFISFLFGPFLIALIKANIDVAIRIITGKIRPGIVRVDTGLSGTLAKTVLANAITLTPGTLTVDLEEDSGVFYIHWINVTDLEPTGEAVYGSFGEWAKKVAQ; encoded by the coding sequence ATGTACGAACTTCTGGTCTGGTCTGGGGAGAAGGTGCCGCCAGTGGAGATAGGTATCGGTCTCGTGTTGGCTTTGGTTGTAGCTCTTGCGGTTCGAAGTCTCAGTCACGCCAGGTATTTTGGTATCTCCAGTCTCAACCCGTTTCGGTGGGTTCGTTTTATATCCTTCCTTTTTGGTCCCTTTCTCATAGCCCTGATCAAGGCAAATATCGACGTAGCCATTCGTATCATCACCGGCAAAATTCGTCCGGGCATCGTCCGGGTGGACACCGGTCTCTCTGGAACGTTGGCCAAGACCGTCTTGGCCAACGCTATCACCCTTACTCCCGGAACCCTGACTGTGGATTTAGAGGAAGACAGCGGCGTTTTCTACATCCACTGGATTAACGTGACCGACCTGGAGCCGACTGGAGAGGCCGTGTACGGCTCCTTTGGCGAATGGGCAAAAAAGGTGGCTCAGTAA
- the fusA gene encoding elongation factor G, whose protein sequence is MGYKPEDIRSVAVVAHGGAGKTSLVEAMLYDTGVTTRLGTVENGNTVTDFGAEEQKRQISISTALANVEHGGKTIFVMDAPGYADFLGDMRSAMRVADSSVVVVSAVDGVEVQTGKAWEFAEEFSTPVVFFVNKMDRDNGDYQRTVDDIRDQLSKKAHSFFLPIGQESGFKGLVDVLREKAYVYKADGSRDFEEVPVPDDLKDAMNVQRGQLVENIVEEDDDMMMRYLDGEEIPLEEMWPLLRQAIAARKIYPVLPGSATANVGVLQLLSVIADELPSPRETRSRTAKSEKNSMEIAPDPEGDFSALCFKVMVDPYVGKLSFIRVNSGSLTSDQTLFNVNRQEEERISAFKVMQGKDGKEVKEITVGMIVAIPKLQSTRVGDTLGVKGATAIFPPIKFPRPVYSVAVDAKSRSDEDKLSTAMHKMLEEDPILRFEKNPETGDNVLSGMGNLHLDIVLARIKERYGVDLDVRTPEVPYRETIRKTAKAQGKHKKQTGGHGQYGDVHVEFSPLPTGEGFVFEDKIVGGAVPKQYIPAVEKGLKEALNKGVLAGFRTVDFKATLVFGSYHDVDSSEMAFKTAAHLAFKKGMSEASPVLLEPIMDVEVTVADEYLGDVMGDMNTRRGRIMGVDSMGRLQVVKAQAPLSEMFQYAIQLRSMTSGRGNFTMEYSHYDPVPEEISKKVIARRQAELEEE, encoded by the coding sequence ATGGGATACAAGCCAGAGGATATTCGATCAGTCGCCGTCGTCGCTCACGGTGGAGCGGGGAAGACCTCCCTGGTCGAGGCCATGCTCTACGACACGGGTGTGACCACTCGACTGGGTACCGTGGAGAACGGCAACACCGTGACCGATTTCGGTGCGGAAGAACAGAAGCGCCAGATCTCCATAAGCACAGCGCTGGCCAATGTTGAACACGGCGGCAAGACCATTTTCGTCATGGACGCCCCAGGCTATGCCGACTTTTTAGGGGATATGCGCTCCGCCATGAGGGTTGCAGACTCGTCGGTAGTCGTGGTCAGCGCCGTTGACGGTGTCGAGGTCCAGACCGGGAAAGCCTGGGAGTTTGCCGAGGAGTTCAGCACCCCTGTGGTTTTCTTCGTCAACAAGATGGATCGGGATAACGGCGACTATCAACGAACCGTGGACGATATCCGGGATCAGCTCAGCAAGAAGGCCCACAGCTTCTTCCTGCCCATTGGTCAGGAATCCGGCTTCAAGGGCTTGGTAGACGTCCTTCGTGAGAAGGCGTATGTCTACAAGGCCGATGGCTCCAGGGACTTCGAGGAGGTCCCCGTCCCCGACGACTTGAAGGACGCCATGAACGTCCAGAGAGGGCAGTTGGTGGAGAACATCGTCGAGGAAGATGACGATATGATGATGCGGTATCTGGACGGCGAGGAGATCCCCCTTGAGGAGATGTGGCCCCTGCTCAGGCAGGCCATCGCTGCTCGAAAGATCTACCCGGTGCTTCCAGGATCTGCCACGGCCAACGTCGGTGTTCTTCAGCTCCTGAGCGTCATCGCCGACGAGCTTCCTTCCCCTCGGGAGACCCGTTCCCGAACGGCAAAGTCCGAGAAGAATTCCATGGAGATCGCTCCCGACCCGGAGGGAGATTTCTCAGCCCTGTGTTTCAAGGTCATGGTCGACCCCTACGTCGGCAAACTCAGTTTCATCCGGGTGAACTCGGGTTCCCTGACGTCCGACCAGACCCTCTTCAACGTGAATCGTCAGGAGGAGGAGCGGATCAGCGCTTTCAAGGTCATGCAGGGCAAGGACGGCAAAGAGGTGAAGGAGATCACCGTGGGGATGATCGTGGCCATTCCGAAGCTCCAGAGCACTCGGGTGGGCGATACCCTCGGAGTCAAGGGTGCGACGGCTATTTTTCCTCCCATCAAGTTCCCCAGGCCGGTCTATAGCGTAGCGGTGGACGCTAAAAGCCGATCCGACGAGGATAAGCTCTCAACGGCTATGCACAAGATGTTGGAGGAGGACCCTATCCTTCGTTTTGAGAAAAATCCCGAGACCGGGGACAATGTCCTCTCTGGCATGGGTAACCTGCATCTGGATATCGTCCTGGCCCGAATCAAGGAGCGCTACGGCGTGGATCTCGACGTCAGAACCCCTGAAGTGCCTTATCGGGAGACGATTCGAAAGACTGCCAAGGCTCAGGGAAAGCACAAGAAACAGACCGGCGGCCACGGTCAGTATGGCGATGTTCACGTGGAGTTCTCACCGTTGCCGACCGGAGAGGGTTTTGTCTTTGAGGATAAGATCGTCGGCGGGGCCGTGCCTAAACAGTATATACCCGCCGTGGAAAAGGGGCTGAAGGAGGCCCTCAACAAGGGGGTCTTAGCTGGCTTCCGGACGGTGGACTTCAAGGCTACTCTGGTCTTCGGATCCTACCACGATGTCGACAGCTCGGAGATGGCTTTTAAGACGGCGGCCCATTTGGCCTTTAAGAAGGGCATGTCCGAGGCCTCTCCGGTCCTCCTGGAGCCCATCATGGACGTCGAGGTGACCGTGGCTGACGAGTATCTTGGCGACGTCATGGGTGACATGAACACCCGCCGGGGACGGATCATGGGCGTGGACTCCATGGGGCGCCTCCAGGTGGTCAAGGCTCAGGCTCCCCTGTCTGAGATGTTCCAGTACGCCATTCAGCTTCGGTCCATGACCTCCGGTCGGGGGAACTTCACCATGGAGTATTCCCATTATGACCCGGTACCGGAGGAGATCTCCAAAAAAGTCATCGCTCGCCGCCAGGCCGAGTTGGAGGAGGAGTAG
- a CDS encoding MFS transporter, translated as MMRGLRYRWFVWSSMVLAYMVVFFHRLAAGVVRSQLTDTFDLSPSSFASISAAYFFAYMIMQIPVGLLADSLGARFTVSVGMVLAGAGSILFGLAPSPSWLFLGRFIVGVGVSTVFVSILKIQSQWFREREFGTMSGLTALVGNLGGVLAQTPLAILVGLFSWRASFMSIGTATGLIAVMCWTVIRNTPQDKGFPPINEALSSSSPLPPVPLRTSLKRVAFNWRIWPLFVFSGCFSGVYLTISGTWGTPYLQDVYAMTIEEAASVVSYTIYGTIMGSLIMGNLSDRIGLRKTPLVIMNVLATMVWSATVLLWKSAPPVSILRPLFFLLGFLTTSYVLSWGVIKEINDPRSTGVAIALANTGSFLGSAMITSLMGTAVERLAHLPAQVRFHGALSICLAATVLGLACSLLFPETQCRNIWCDPDE; from the coding sequence ATGATGCGAGGTCTGAGATATCGGTGGTTTGTCTGGAGTTCCATGGTTCTGGCCTACATGGTGGTGTTCTTTCATCGTCTGGCGGCGGGAGTGGTCCGGTCACAGCTGACCGATACGTTCGATCTCAGTCCCTCGAGCTTCGCTTCCATCTCAGCGGCCTATTTTTTCGCGTACATGATCATGCAGATCCCCGTAGGCCTTCTGGCCGACTCCCTCGGAGCCCGCTTCACCGTCTCGGTGGGAATGGTCCTGGCCGGTGCCGGTTCAATTCTTTTCGGCCTGGCTCCCAGCCCATCCTGGCTGTTTTTAGGGCGGTTTATCGTAGGGGTCGGTGTTTCCACCGTGTTCGTCTCCATCCTCAAGATACAATCACAGTGGTTTCGAGAACGGGAGTTCGGCACCATGTCGGGACTGACGGCCCTTGTGGGCAACCTGGGCGGAGTTCTGGCACAGACTCCCCTGGCCATCCTGGTTGGGCTGTTCAGTTGGCGGGCTTCCTTTATGAGCATCGGAACAGCAACCGGACTCATCGCCGTCATGTGCTGGACGGTGATCCGAAACACCCCCCAAGACAAGGGATTCCCTCCCATCAACGAAGCCCTTTCGTCCTCTTCCCCGCTGCCCCCGGTTCCCCTGAGAACATCTCTCAAGCGAGTGGCCTTCAACTGGCGGATCTGGCCCTTGTTCGTCTTCTCCGGATGCTTCAGCGGTGTTTACCTGACCATCTCAGGGACATGGGGAACCCCGTATCTTCAGGATGTATACGCCATGACCATCGAAGAGGCTGCCTCCGTCGTCTCCTATACGATCTACGGGACCATTATGGGCAGTCTGATCATGGGCAATCTCTCGGATCGGATCGGTCTCAGGAAGACCCCCCTGGTAATCATGAACGTTCTGGCCACGATGGTCTGGTCAGCAACAGTACTTCTCTGGAAGAGCGCTCCTCCAGTCTCCATACTCCGTCCCCTGTTCTTCCTGTTGGGTTTTCTGACAACATCCTATGTCCTGTCATGGGGGGTTATCAAGGAGATCAACGACCCACGATCCACCGGAGTCGCCATCGCCCTGGCGAACACGGGATCCTTCCTCGGCAGTGCCATGATCACGTCCCTGATGGGAACAGCGGTCGAACGATTGGCCCATCTTCCCGCCCAGGTCAGGTTCCACGGTGCCCTGAGCATCTGTCTGGCAGCAACCGTTCTGGGGCTTGCCTGCTCGTTGCTCTTCCCGGAAACCCAGTGTCGAAACATCTGGTGCGATCCCGATGAGTGA
- a CDS encoding Asp-tRNA(Asn)/Glu-tRNA(Gln) amidotransferase GatCAB subunit A, with translation MDLFRLSAVEMAQGVRDGKFSALDVTRSCLDRIDAMEPRIHAMLLVLREEAERRARSLDDRRAGGEDLGSLGGVPVILKDNMCTAGVATTCGSSILDGWLPPYDATVVRLLHQAGAVILGKANMDEFAMGGSTENSAYGVTRNPWDIDRVPGGSSGGSAAAVSAGYAPLALGSDTGGSIRQPASFCGTYGLKPTYGRVSRYGLVAFASSLDQIGPFARTAQDLALVMETLGEHDPLDSTSAVRDRDLYGETLARKDLKGKSVGVIREIEGYDYDESVRRAFQETVSACEEAGARIVPISLTTAIEYGMACYYILAPAEASSNLARYDGVRYGRSAAQAESIMDLYLTTRKEGFGTEVKRRILTGTYVLSAGFYDAYYLKAQKVRQVIRREFAQAFSRVDSIVLPVSPTPAFTVGELIDDPLAMYMADVFTLPVNMAGLPGLSMNVGYTDGGLPLGVQLIGPRWGETEIVGMASVLERRFGEASIAEGGVSR, from the coding sequence ATGGACCTGTTTCGACTTTCAGCCGTCGAGATGGCCCAAGGGGTCCGGGACGGCAAATTCAGCGCCTTGGACGTGACCCGTTCCTGTCTGGATCGGATCGACGCCATGGAGCCCAGAATTCACGCTATGCTCCTGGTCCTTCGGGAGGAGGCTGAGCGCCGGGCACGCTCCCTGGACGACCGTCGTGCTGGAGGGGAGGATCTGGGCTCCCTGGGCGGTGTGCCGGTTATCCTGAAGGACAACATGTGCACCGCCGGTGTTGCGACCACCTGCGGCAGCTCCATTCTCGATGGCTGGTTGCCGCCGTACGATGCCACGGTTGTCCGGCTGCTTCACCAGGCCGGAGCTGTGATTCTGGGCAAGGCGAACATGGACGAGTTTGCCATGGGGGGCTCCACGGAAAACTCTGCCTACGGTGTGACGCGTAATCCCTGGGATATCGACAGGGTCCCCGGCGGTAGCTCCGGCGGCAGCGCCGCCGCCGTCTCGGCAGGGTACGCTCCCCTCGCTCTGGGGAGCGATACCGGAGGATCCATTCGTCAGCCAGCGTCCTTCTGTGGGACCTACGGTCTCAAACCGACCTACGGTCGGGTCAGCCGGTACGGCCTGGTTGCCTTTGCCTCGTCCCTGGACCAGATCGGTCCCTTTGCCCGAACCGCTCAGGATCTGGCCCTGGTCATGGAGACCTTGGGGGAGCACGATCCTCTGGACTCCACCAGCGCCGTTCGGGATCGGGATCTCTACGGAGAAACGTTGGCCAGGAAGGACCTGAAAGGTAAGTCCGTGGGCGTGATCCGGGAGATCGAAGGCTACGACTACGACGAGTCGGTTCGTCGTGCCTTTCAGGAGACGGTGAGTGCCTGTGAGGAGGCTGGAGCCCGGATCGTCCCCATCTCACTGACGACCGCCATTGAGTACGGCATGGCCTGTTATTATATCCTCGCCCCTGCCGAGGCCAGCTCAAACCTCGCTCGATACGACGGAGTTCGCTACGGCAGATCCGCCGCTCAAGCTGAGTCCATCATGGATCTGTACCTGACCACTCGTAAGGAGGGCTTCGGGACCGAGGTGAAACGGCGGATCCTCACCGGAACGTACGTGTTGAGTGCCGGATTCTACGATGCCTACTACCTCAAGGCCCAGAAGGTCCGACAGGTGATTCGTCGGGAGTTCGCCCAGGCCTTCTCTCGGGTGGACTCCATCGTATTGCCTGTCTCTCCGACTCCGGCCTTTACAGTGGGCGAGCTCATAGATGACCCGTTGGCCATGTATATGGCCGATGTCTTCACCCTACCGGTGAACATGGCCGGGCTGCCCGGCCTTTCCATGAACGTGGGGTACACGGACGGTGGCCTTCCCCTGGGGGTCCAGCTCATCGGTCCCAGGTGGGGAGAGACCGAGATTGTGGGGATGGCGTCGGTCCTGGAGCGTCGGTTCGGAGAGGCGTCCATCGCCGAAGGAGGTGTATCTCGATGA
- a CDS encoding Asp-tRNA(Asn)/Glu-tRNA(Gln) amidotransferase GatCAB subunit B yields MTLSFTPVIGLEIHVQLATKTKLFCGCSTDYIGATPNTNICPLCTGQPGTLPVLNERVVELGVRAGLALGCRINPVTRFDRKNYFYPDLPKAYQISEFYVPLAEKGSVIMTGDDGAPHRVGITRLHLEEDAGKLVHGASDGRIVGSTQSFVDYNRSGVPLAEIVSDPDITSSRMAREYVAALRQLVRYLGVSDGDMEKGSMRVDANVSLKVSDGRWGDRVEVKNMNSLRALERALEYEIERQRGILLEGGTIRQETRNWDDGTNSTSSSRSKEESNDYRYFTEPDLPPLVLPDRYVENALRSLPELPWDKRARYERSFGLPPEDIAVVTEHREMADFFEAVVSQGASPSRASNWIRTEVLRTMNEGGRSLSDLALDPSVLARLLSMVEDKELSTTVAREVFDVMVTEKVSLDRAMERCGATAGNLSGGGLVDLIRSVLSANDDVVQVIRSGEDKKGKKRKFLQGQVMKEARGQADPREVSRLLDEELPR; encoded by the coding sequence ATGACGCTTTCGTTCACCCCTGTGATCGGTCTGGAGATTCATGTCCAGCTGGCCACCAAGACAAAACTTTTCTGCGGCTGTTCCACCGACTATATAGGTGCCACTCCCAACACCAATATATGTCCGCTGTGTACCGGTCAGCCCGGTACCCTGCCAGTGCTCAACGAGAGGGTGGTGGAGTTGGGGGTTCGAGCCGGTCTTGCTCTGGGATGCCGAATCAATCCGGTGACCCGGTTTGACCGTAAAAATTACTTTTACCCGGATCTTCCCAAAGCGTACCAGATATCCGAGTTCTACGTCCCCCTGGCGGAGAAGGGCTCGGTCATCATGACCGGCGACGACGGCGCTCCTCATCGAGTGGGAATTACCAGGCTTCATCTGGAGGAGGACGCCGGGAAATTAGTCCACGGGGCCTCCGACGGTCGGATCGTGGGCTCCACCCAGTCCTTTGTCGACTACAATCGGTCGGGGGTCCCTCTGGCGGAGATCGTCTCGGACCCGGATATCACGTCCTCCAGAATGGCTAGGGAGTACGTGGCGGCTCTCCGTCAGCTGGTTCGATATCTGGGCGTTTCAGACGGAGATATGGAGAAAGGGTCCATGAGGGTCGATGCGAACGTCTCCCTCAAGGTCTCCGACGGTCGATGGGGTGATCGGGTTGAGGTGAAGAATATGAACTCCCTCCGTGCCCTGGAACGGGCCCTGGAATACGAGATCGAGCGACAGAGGGGTATCCTCCTTGAGGGGGGGACGATCCGTCAGGAGACCCGAAACTGGGACGACGGGACGAACTCCACGAGTTCCTCCAGAAGCAAGGAGGAGTCCAACGACTATCGGTATTTTACGGAGCCCGACCTGCCGCCATTGGTCCTGCCGGACCGGTACGTTGAGAACGCTCTCCGCAGTCTGCCTGAACTGCCATGGGACAAGAGGGCCCGGTACGAACGGTCATTTGGTCTTCCCCCCGAGGACATCGCCGTTGTGACCGAGCACCGGGAGATGGCGGATTTCTTCGAGGCTGTGGTCTCCCAGGGGGCTTCGCCCTCTCGGGCCTCTAACTGGATTCGGACCGAGGTCTTGCGAACCATGAACGAGGGAGGGCGTTCCCTGTCGGATCTTGCTCTGGATCCGTCGGTGCTGGCTCGGCTCCTCTCCATGGTCGAGGATAAGGAACTTTCCACCACCGTGGCCAGAGAGGTCTTCGACGTCATGGTCACTGAGAAGGTCTCGTTGGATCGGGCCATGGAGCGATGCGGAGCCACGGCGGGGAACCTTTCCGGCGGTGGCTTGGTTGACCTGATTCGATCGGTCCTCTCTGCCAACGACGACGTGGTGCAGGTGATCCGATCCGGCGAGGATAAAAAGGGCAAGAAGCGAAAGTTCCTTCAGGGGCAGGTGATGAAGGAGGCCCGGGGGCAGGCCGATCCCCGGGAGGTCTCTCGCCTTTTAGACGAGGAACTGCCTCGGTGA
- a CDS encoding DNA ligase (NAD(+)) LigA yields the protein MPSKPAISQDVLRRYEELRAALARHAHLYYVLDAPELSDDRYDRLMEELLKLEAAYPSMIAQDSPSRRVGGQPLDAFQKVELSPPMLSLEDVFDLQALRAFLQRAQGAQELFPWICELKIDGLAVSLIYRDGVFQSGSTRGNGTVGEDVTSNLLTIRSLPLRLALSVPGRLEVRGEVYMPKSRFATLNEDRDDRGEPPFANPRNVAAGSLRQLDPEIAAARGLDLFVYSVVDPPAHGIHGQAELLRWLREAGFPVQDAWAACSDFDGVTAFVEKWHEGRFSLNYVTDGVVVKADPVSQWDRLGQTARAPRWAVAYKYPPEERTTILRDIVISVGRTGTMTPVAQLDPVSLAGSVVRRASLHNEDEIRRKDVRIGDTVVVRKAGEIIPEIVQAVTDVRTGSEAPFEMPRQCPVCGATAVRLPDEVAWRCPNRSCPAQMNEGLRHFASRGCMDIRGLGERVAAQLVETGLVRSLADVYELREEQLISLDRMGPTSASNLVRAIKVSKDRPMAALLAGLGIRNVGISVAEILAKRFGSMDMLALADAQDLAAIDGIGPTIAASLMAFFADDENRRTLERLKNLGVSKAQEEKTVRGESLAGLTFVFTGELDRSTRSDAQALVKSLGGATTAAVSGKTSYLVVGDAPGSKLEKAQKLGVPVLDEAGFYALLDGLDQGEREDDS from the coding sequence ATGCCTTCAAAACCGGCCATTTCCCAGGATGTTTTGAGGCGGTACGAGGAGCTTCGGGCAGCTCTTGCCCGTCATGCTCATCTGTACTACGTTCTGGATGCCCCGGAACTGTCCGACGATCGGTACGACCGCCTCATGGAGGAATTGTTGAAGCTGGAGGCTGCCTATCCGTCCATGATAGCTCAAGATTCTCCCTCTCGACGGGTGGGAGGCCAGCCGTTGGATGCCTTTCAAAAAGTGGAGCTCTCCCCCCCTATGCTGAGTCTGGAGGACGTCTTTGACCTTCAGGCTCTTCGGGCTTTTCTCCAGAGAGCTCAGGGGGCCCAGGAACTTTTTCCGTGGATCTGTGAGCTCAAGATAGACGGGTTGGCTGTGTCTCTGATCTACCGAGACGGGGTGTTTCAGAGCGGCTCCACCAGGGGCAACGGCACTGTCGGCGAGGACGTCACGTCCAATCTCCTCACGATTCGCTCCCTGCCACTTCGCCTGGCTCTCTCCGTGCCAGGAAGGCTGGAGGTGCGTGGAGAGGTGTACATGCCCAAGAGCCGTTTTGCCACGCTGAACGAGGATCGGGATGACCGTGGCGAACCACCCTTTGCCAACCCGAGAAACGTCGCTGCTGGCAGTTTGAGACAGCTGGATCCTGAGATCGCTGCCGCTCGAGGGCTTGATCTATTCGTCTATTCTGTTGTAGACCCTCCAGCGCACGGTATCCACGGTCAGGCAGAGCTTCTTCGATGGCTTCGTGAGGCCGGGTTTCCTGTCCAGGATGCCTGGGCGGCCTGTTCCGATTTTGATGGGGTGACGGCTTTCGTGGAGAAATGGCACGAGGGGCGTTTTTCCCTGAACTACGTCACCGATGGGGTCGTCGTCAAGGCTGATCCCGTGTCTCAATGGGATCGTCTGGGCCAGACGGCTCGCGCTCCCCGATGGGCTGTGGCGTACAAATATCCCCCGGAGGAGCGAACCACGATCCTTCGGGATATAGTGATCTCCGTGGGCAGGACGGGTACAATGACGCCCGTGGCCCAACTGGATCCGGTCTCGTTGGCAGGGTCCGTGGTCCGTCGGGCCAGTCTGCATAACGAGGACGAAATTCGCCGGAAGGACGTCCGCATTGGTGATACGGTCGTGGTCCGAAAAGCTGGAGAGATCATCCCCGAGATCGTCCAGGCTGTGACCGATGTCCGGACCGGCAGCGAGGCGCCTTTTGAGATGCCCCGACAGTGCCCGGTGTGCGGTGCCACAGCGGTCCGGTTGCCCGATGAGGTCGCCTGGCGGTGTCCGAACCGCTCCTGTCCGGCTCAGATGAACGAGGGGCTTCGGCACTTTGCCTCCAGAGGGTGTATGGACATTCGGGGGCTGGGAGAACGGGTTGCGGCGCAGCTGGTCGAGACTGGACTGGTTCGGAGTCTGGCTGATGTGTACGAGCTCAGAGAGGAGCAGCTTATCTCTCTGGACCGTATGGGGCCTACATCGGCGTCCAACCTCGTCCGGGCCATCAAGGTCTCGAAAGATCGCCCCATGGCCGCCCTGCTGGCCGGTCTTGGGATACGAAACGTGGGGATCTCCGTGGCCGAGATACTGGCGAAGCGTTTTGGCTCCATGGACATGCTGGCACTGGCCGATGCCCAGGATCTTGCTGCCATCGATGGCATCGGACCGACTATCGCCGCGTCGCTGATGGCCTTTTTCGCCGATGATGAGAACCGGCGAACCCTGGAGCGGCTGAAAAACCTGGGCGTGTCGAAGGCTCAAGAGGAAAAAACTGTGAGAGGAGAGAGCCTGGCCGGGCTCACCTTCGTCTTTACCGGAGAGCTCGACCGATCCACTCGTTCGGACGCTCAGGCTTTGGTGAAGTCCCTGGGAGGTGCGACCACGGCTGCCGTGAGCGGCAAGACAAGCTACCTGGTCGTCGGCGATGCGCCGGGCAGTAAGCTTGAGAAGGCTCAGAAACTGGGAGTTCCTGTTCTGGACGAAGCGGGGTTTTACGCCCTGCTGGATGGATTGGATCAAGGAGAAAGGGAGGACGATTCATGA
- a CDS encoding Asp-tRNA(Asn)/Glu-tRNA(Gln) amidotransferase GatCAB subunit C, with product MKITPDDVRKVGLLARLDVGDEEVDGLTDHFNSILEHFGKLDELDLSDVDPLALEEGVPLRLRKDSVTTWPDREAILKQSPSRDGDFIRVPRIGGDA from the coding sequence ATGAAAATCACTCCGGATGACGTGCGAAAGGTTGGCCTTTTGGCCCGCCTGGATGTTGGCGATGAGGAGGTCGATGGCTTGACGGATCACTTTAATTCCATACTCGAGCATTTCGGAAAGTTGGACGAGCTGGACCTGAGCGATGTGGATCCTCTGGCGCTGGAGGAGGGGGTCCCCCTCAGGCTTCGGAAAGATTCCGTCACGACCTGGCCTGACAGGGAGGCCATTCTGAAGCAGTCACCCTCTCGGGACGGGGACTTTATCAGGGTTCCACGGATCGGCGGTGATGCCTGA